One segment of Carya illinoinensis cultivar Pawnee chromosome 13, C.illinoinensisPawnee_v1, whole genome shotgun sequence DNA contains the following:
- the LOC122292661 gene encoding putative invertase inhibitor, which produces MRLPFSYFSLPIFFLLFSTFHAMSTNNLIPETCKKCVQKDPNLTYKFCVTSLQAARGSHRVDDLRELGKISIKLIKHNVTNTRHHIQKLLKNRRLDSFLKECLDDCFSLYSDSIPTLGQALKDYKTKNYENVNIDLSSMIDVSTTCEDGFNEKKGAISPLTKRNNDTFQLSAISLSIINMLS; this is translated from the coding sequence ATGAGGCTTCCCTTCTCTTACTTCTCCCTCCCTATTTTCTTCCTCTTGTTCTCCACCTTCCATGCCATGAGCACCAACAATCTCATCCCTGAAACTTGCAAGAAATGTGTGCAGAAAGATCCGAACCTAACCTACAAATTCTGTGTAACTTCTCTACAAGCAGCCCGAGGGAGCCACCGTGTTGATGATCTTCGTGAACTTGGCAAGATCTCAATCAAGTTAATCAAACACAACGTCACAAACACGAGACACCACATTCAGAAGCTCTTGAAGAATAGGAGGTTAGACTCATTTCTCAAGGAATGTTTGGACGACTGCTTTAGTCTTTACTCGGATTCGATACCGACTCTTGGACAAGCCTTGAAAGATTACAAAACCAAGAACTATGAAAATGTTAACATCGATTTAAGTTCGATGATCGATGTCTCTACGACTTGTGAAGATGGTTTCAACGAAAAGAAAGGTGCGATTTCGCCATTAACGAAGAGAAACAACGATACTTTTCAGTTGTCTGCTATATCGCTTTCGATTATCAATATGCTTAGCTGA